DNA sequence from the Clostridium sp. Marseille-P299 genome:
TAACCTTAAAAAGTTTGTTTTGATAACATTTGGATTAATCAATGAGAAGTATTCCTCGATAGCTCAATGGTAGAGCACACGGCTGTTAACCGTGGGGTTGTTGGTTCGAGCCCAACTCGGGGAGTTTTTTATTTAAAAACTTAGCATTTGAATAAAAATGTGTAATAGTTTTTAAATAAGTGTATATAATTAAATAGTAATATGGCGACATAGCCAAGCGGTAAGGCATGGGTCTGCAACACCCTGATCGCCAGTTCAAATCTGGCTGTCGCCTCTATAGAATGGAATCCCTAAATTTTATAATTTAGGGATTTTTTAATGTCAATTGATATGAAATTATGTTCTATCATTTAAATGCCCATCCCTAAAGATATTGAAAGTTTTAAGCATGAAGACATTGACAGTATGGAAAATAGTGATATAATTAATCTCACAGTATGAGATATTTAATTATGAATGAGGATTGCTTATACATGGGACTCATATATCATAGAATTACATAGTTAGGGAAGGAAAATGTTTATGGACTACGAAATGTATTCCAAAATGTTTGTTGAATTATTTTCACAAGCCATACACTGCCCATTTCATCAAGATGCATTAGATGTTTCTAAGGGGGAAGGTGGGTTATTGTTGTATTTATGCAAGCATTCTGGAGCCTCTGCAGGAGAACTTAAGAACGAGTTTGAGGTTGGTTCTGGTCGTATTGCTAATGCACTTAAAAGCCTAGAAAGTAAAGGTATGATTGTTCGTGTAAGTTCTCCTGATGATAAAAGAATTGTTCTAGTAAATATTACTGAAAAGGGAAAAGCATTAGTTGAGCGGCGTTATAAATTGTTTTTAAAGAAGATGAATATGCTGCTATATGAAGTTGGAGAAAAAGATACACAGGAATTTCTCAGAATACTTAAGCGTATGATTGAACTTAGTAATAAAAAGCAAGAGAATGACTAACATTTTATATAAATATAGTTAGTGCAGGTTATAGACCTGCCTTCTTGATAATTAATATCTCATACCATGAGATATTTTAGCGAAAGAATAAACTAAAGGAGGATACAATTTGAATCAATCGCATTTTCCAACGCAAATTAATGGAAATCTGCGTAAATATACATTGAAAGTGCCATCGGATATTAGACGTTGTAGTGGTATTGTATTGTTTGGAAAACGTATTAAATCACTAGTATTTTCAACAGATATTGCAATAATTAAAAATATTGATGCAGATGCAGTTCTTGCTGTGTACCCATTTACTCCCCAGCCGGTTATTACAGAAAGTATTTTAAGATACTCAGATACTCCTGTTTTTGCAGGTGTTGGTGGAGGACTTACCCAGGGAGAGCGAATCCTCACTGTAGCTATGATGGCAGAGATGCATGGTGCTTCTGGTGTTGTAGTTAATACATTGGTCAGCAACGAAATTATATATTCTCTATCGAAAAAATTGGATATTCCTGTAGTCGTGACAGTTGTAAATGATGACGAGAATATTGGAGCACGTATTGAGGCGGGTGCAAAAATATTGAATGTATCAGCGGCGAAAAATACACCATCTGTGGTAGCTCGGATTAAAAAGCAATATCCGGATATTCCCGTGATTGCTACTGGCGGAAGAAGTGAGGAATCAATACGTGAAACCATAGATGCGGGAGCTAATGCAATTTCTTGGACTCCACCTACAAGTGGGGAAATATTTAGGGATATTATGCAGGGATATCGTGAAGGCAAAGGACATCCATAGACAGTAATTGGATAAAGCAAATGAATAAAATAAATGCATAAAGCAAATGAAATGGTTAATGAATAAAGTAATCGAATATAGAAAATGAATAGAGTAATGAATGTAGAGATTAAAGTAGAAAGGTCGGCTAATCAATTGATTAGCCGACCT
Encoded proteins:
- a CDS encoding hydrolase, with amino-acid sequence MNQSHFPTQINGNLRKYTLKVPSDIRRCSGIVLFGKRIKSLVFSTDIAIIKNIDADAVLAVYPFTPQPVITESILRYSDTPVFAGVGGGLTQGERILTVAMMAEMHGASGVVVNTLVSNEIIYSLSKKLDIPVVVTVVNDDENIGARIEAGAKILNVSAAKNTPSVVARIKKQYPDIPVIATGGRSEESIRETIDAGANAISWTPPTSGEIFRDIMQGYREGKGHP
- a CDS encoding MarR family winged helix-turn-helix transcriptional regulator: MDYEMYSKMFVELFSQAIHCPFHQDALDVSKGEGGLLLYLCKHSGASAGELKNEFEVGSGRIANALKSLESKGMIVRVSSPDDKRIVLVNITEKGKALVERRYKLFLKKMNMLLYEVGEKDTQEFLRILKRMIELSNKKQEND